In the Muricauda sp. MAR_2010_75 genome, one interval contains:
- a CDS encoding glycogen/starch synthase, with protein MNGKKILFVSSELVPYLPENPVSLMSYEAPRMVNSNGGQIRIFMPRYGNINERRHQLHEVIRLSGMNLVINDMDMPLIIKVASIPKERIQVYFIDNEEYFKRKATFTDSEGNLFPDNDERAIFFAKGVVETVKKLNWSPDIIHVHGWMASLLPLYLREYYADEPLFADSKIITSIYNKSFEGELDAEMINKIAFDGIDKEQISSLSHPDYNNLLKVAADYSDAIILAAEEVSEDLKDHIDNLSKPVLPYVSLQEAEEAYTNFYKTEVLK; from the coding sequence ATGAATGGTAAAAAGATATTGTTTGTATCTTCTGAATTAGTTCCTTACCTCCCAGAGAATCCGGTTTCCTTAATGTCGTATGAAGCGCCCCGCATGGTCAATAGCAACGGCGGCCAAATCCGCATTTTTATGCCAAGATATGGAAACATCAATGAAAGGAGGCATCAATTGCACGAAGTTATTCGTTTATCGGGGATGAACTTGGTCATCAATGACATGGATATGCCATTGATCATTAAAGTGGCATCCATTCCCAAGGAACGTATTCAGGTGTATTTTATAGACAACGAAGAATACTTTAAAAGAAAGGCGACCTTTACGGATAGTGAAGGGAACCTGTTCCCGGATAACGACGAGCGCGCTATTTTCTTTGCCAAAGGCGTGGTGGAAACGGTTAAAAAATTGAATTGGTCCCCAGATATTATCCATGTTCATGGTTGGATGGCCTCTTTGCTGCCCTTATATCTTAGGGAGTATTATGCGGATGAACCGCTATTTGCCGATAGTAAGATTATCACCTCTATCTACAACAAAAGTTTTGAAGGAGAGCTGGATGCTGAAATGATCAATAAAATTGCCTTTGATGGTATTGATAAGGAACAGATTTCATCACTTTCCCACCCTGACTATAATAATTTGTTAAAGGTTGCGGCAGATTATTCCGATGCCATTATTTTAGCCGCAGAAGAGGTGTCGGAAGATTTAAAGGACCACATAGACAATCTTTCCAAACCTGTGTTGCCCTATGTTTCACTTCAAGAAGCCGAGGAAGCGTACACAAATTTCTATAAAACAGAGGTTTTAAAATAA
- the panC gene encoding pantoate--beta-alanine ligase, whose amino-acid sequence MHIFDRKKELMSFLEEERNKNRTIGLVPTMGALHKGHISLVKKALLENDRVVVSIFVNPTQFDKKDDLEKYPRTFERDLKLLKDVSENIIVFAPSIDEIYGENIKSQNYEFDGLDKVMEGEFREGHFDGVGTIVELFLRTVSPDKAYFGEKDFQQLQIIRKMAASKKLPCEITGCPIEREPHGLAMSSRNERLSKTTRQEASFIYETLQSAKAKFGTESARNIMDWVKEEFKNNPLFELEYFQIADEDTLTPMLKKQENRKYRAFIAVYADGVRLIDNLRLN is encoded by the coding sequence ATGCACATATTTGACCGTAAAAAAGAACTCATGTCCTTCCTTGAAGAAGAGCGCAACAAGAACCGTACCATTGGGCTTGTGCCCACTATGGGCGCCCTTCATAAAGGTCATATCTCCTTGGTTAAAAAAGCACTTTTGGAAAATGATAGGGTTGTGGTCAGTATTTTTGTGAACCCTACCCAATTTGACAAAAAGGATGATCTTGAAAAATATCCCAGAACCTTTGAAAGGGATTTAAAACTTTTGAAGGACGTTTCGGAAAACATCATTGTGTTTGCCCCTTCCATAGATGAAATTTATGGAGAAAACATAAAATCGCAAAACTATGAGTTTGATGGTCTGGACAAAGTCATGGAAGGTGAGTTCAGGGAAGGTCATTTTGATGGTGTGGGCACCATAGTGGAACTGTTCCTTAGAACCGTTTCTCCAGACAAAGCCTATTTTGGTGAAAAGGATTTCCAACAGCTCCAAATCATCCGAAAAATGGCGGCGTCCAAGAAACTGCCATGTGAAATTACAGGGTGCCCCATAGAGCGCGAGCCGCATGGATTGGCCATGAGTTCGCGTAATGAAAGGCTCTCCAAAACGACTAGACAAGAAGCGAGTTTCATTTATGAAACCCTCCAATCTGCCAAGGCAAAATTTGGCACGGAAAGTGCGAGAAATATAATGGATTGGGTAAAGGAGGAATTTAAAAATAATCCGTTGTTTGAGTTGGAATATTTTCAGATTGCCGATGAGGATACGCTCACCCCAATGCTCAAAAAACAAGAAAATAGAAAATATAGGGCGTTCATTGCCGTTTATGCCGATGGTGTTCGCCTAATAGATAATCTAAGATTGAATTGA
- the panD gene encoding aspartate 1-decarboxylase, which produces MQVEVVKSKVHRVKVTGADLNYIGSITIDEDIMDAANIIRGEKVQIVNNNNGERLETYAIPGPRGSGELTLNGAAARKVAVGDVLILITYAWMSIEEAKSFNPALVFPNEATNLLN; this is translated from the coding sequence ATGCAAGTAGAAGTTGTAAAATCGAAAGTTCACAGAGTAAAGGTAACCGGGGCCGATCTTAATTATATCGGTAGCATTACCATTGATGAGGACATCATGGATGCCGCCAATATTATTAGGGGCGAAAAAGTGCAGATTGTGAACAACAACAACGGCGAACGGCTGGAAACCTATGCCATTCCTGGCCCACGTGGCTCAGGAGAGCTTACCCTTAACGGTGCCGCCGCCCGAAAAGTGGCGGTTGGCGACGTATTGATCCTAATCACCTATGCCTGGATGAGCATTGAAGAGGCCAAGTCATTCAATCCAGCTTTGGTCTTCCCCAACGAAGCCACCAATCTTTTGAACTGA